A stretch of Limisphaerales bacterium DNA encodes these proteins:
- a CDS encoding ABC transporter ATP-binding protein: MPRRPILCINNLRLERGDTVILDGINWRIDPGQHWVVLGPNGSGKTSLLSALTGYKTPTDGDIQLLGQTYGESHWPELRKKIGLVSSAINKLMAPAEPALETVISGKYAMIDLWETPTPSDRRTARAILKRTECLPLVDRPWQHLSQGERQRVLIGRALMANPKLLILDEPCAGLDPVAREQFLQFLNRLGRQPNAPALIFVTHHVEEIMPAFSHALLLKNGQVSATGTMKTTLTSENLSTSFGNKVKLDKKGGRYALKISARDGMM; this comes from the coding sequence ATGCCGCGCCGCCCTATTCTATGCATCAACAACCTCCGCCTCGAACGCGGCGACACGGTGATCCTTGACGGCATCAACTGGCGCATCGACCCCGGCCAACATTGGGTTGTCCTCGGCCCCAATGGATCCGGCAAAACCTCTCTACTCTCTGCCCTCACCGGCTACAAAACCCCCACCGACGGCGACATCCAACTGCTCGGCCAAACCTACGGCGAAAGTCATTGGCCCGAGCTCCGTAAAAAAATCGGCCTCGTCAGCAGCGCCATCAACAAACTTATGGCCCCCGCCGAGCCTGCGCTCGAGACGGTGATTAGCGGCAAATACGCCATGATCGATCTTTGGGAAACCCCCACCCCCTCCGATCGCCGCACCGCCCGCGCCATTCTCAAACGCACCGAATGCCTCCCCCTCGTCGATCGCCCGTGGCAACATCTCTCTCAAGGTGAACGACAGCGCGTTCTCATTGGCCGCGCCCTGATGGCCAATCCTAAACTCCTCATCCTCGACGAACCGTGCGCCGGCCTCGACCCCGTTGCCCGCGAACAATTTCTCCAATTCCTCAACCGCCTCGGCCGCCAACCCAATGCTCCCGCCCTCATCTTCGTCACCCATCACGTCGAAGAAATTATGCCCGCCTTCTCGCACGCGTTGTTGTTAAAAAACGGCCAAGTGAGCGCAACTGGAACAATGAAAACCACATTGACCAGCGAAAACCTGAGCACCTCATTTGGCAACAAAGTGAAACTGGATAAAAAAGGTGGCCGATACGCGCTGAAAATTTCCGCACGGGATGGGATGATGTAA
- a CDS encoding altronate dehydratase has product MASTTLSDSTELDSVVLRLREGDHVGVLKKTLKAGRTLTSGSGTVTTATIIPAGHKIALKKVADGEPLCKYGQIIGFAKGDIAVGEHVHSQNLVCRDYEREHHFASDYRPTEFYPEAERRTFQGFARPGGRAGTRNYVAVISNVNCSNSVSRYVAERFRGVEFQKQFPGIDGVIALKTQGGCGVEPGGPMQLIRRTLGNMARHPNIAGYVMIGLGCEDNQIAGIREDYDLDNLREGELAPEFMTIQGTGGSLKTIEAAAKAVEAILPKVAEARRTEQPLAKLLLAENCGGSDGNSGCTANPALGIASDELVRHGGTSVLAETTEIYGAEHLLTNRAATPEIAEKLMRQIHWWEDYARRHDSTIDNNPSVGNKAGGLTTIYEKSLGALAKGGQSPLMAVYDYAERIDTAGFCFMDTPGYDPVSMTGLVAGGCNVGVFTTGRGSVYGCKPAPCIKVATNTALFNWMEEDMDLNAGTIIDGTETVAEVGARLFETIIAVASGEKTKSELNGIGDDEFQPWFPGAQF; this is encoded by the coding sequence ATGGCTTCAACTACTTTGAGTGATTCGACTGAATTAGATTCGGTGGTGCTCCGCTTGCGCGAGGGTGATCATGTGGGCGTATTGAAAAAAACACTGAAGGCTGGCAGAACGTTGACCAGCGGGAGCGGCACGGTGACCACGGCCACGATCATTCCGGCGGGGCATAAAATCGCGTTGAAGAAGGTGGCGGATGGGGAACCGTTGTGTAAGTACGGGCAGATTATTGGGTTTGCCAAAGGCGATATCGCTGTGGGGGAGCACGTGCATTCGCAGAATCTTGTTTGCAGAGATTACGAGCGGGAACATCATTTTGCTTCGGATTATCGGCCCACAGAATTTTATCCCGAGGCGGAGCGCCGCACGTTTCAGGGTTTTGCTCGTCCGGGCGGACGCGCGGGCACACGAAATTATGTGGCGGTGATTTCCAATGTGAATTGTTCGAACTCGGTTTCGCGTTATGTGGCGGAGCGCTTTCGGGGGGTGGAGTTTCAAAAACAATTTCCTGGAATTGACGGCGTGATTGCATTGAAGACACAAGGCGGTTGCGGTGTGGAGCCGGGCGGGCCGATGCAACTCATTCGGCGCACGCTGGGCAATATGGCGCGGCATCCGAATATTGCGGGCTACGTCATGATCGGGCTTGGTTGTGAAGATAATCAGATTGCAGGCATTCGCGAGGACTATGATTTGGACAACTTACGCGAGGGTGAACTTGCGCCGGAGTTTATGACCATCCAAGGCACGGGCGGTTCACTGAAAACCATCGAGGCTGCCGCCAAGGCGGTTGAGGCAATTCTGCCAAAGGTGGCGGAAGCGCGGCGCACGGAACAGCCTTTGGCAAAATTATTGCTGGCGGAAAATTGCGGCGGCTCCGATGGCAACAGCGGGTGTACAGCGAATCCAGCATTGGGAATTGCTTCGGATGAATTAGTGCGGCACGGCGGGACATCAGTGCTTGCAGAAACAACGGAAATTTATGGCGCGGAACATTTGCTGACCAATCGTGCAGCCACGCCGGAGATCGCGGAAAAGTTGATGCGGCAAATTCATTGGTGGGAGGATTATGCGCGTCGACACGATAGCACGATCGATAATAATCCTTCTGTGGGCAATAAGGCAGGCGGGTTAACGACGATTTATGAGAAGAGCCTTGGCGCGCTAGCTAAGGGTGGGCAGTCGCCATTGATGGCTGTGTATGATTACGCGGAGCGGATTGACACGGCGGGTTTTTGTTTTATGGATACTCCCGGATACGATCCGGTGAGCATGACGGGACTGGTGGCGGGGGGGTGTAATGTGGGGGTTTTCACAACTGGCCGCGGGAGCGTTTATGGGTGCAAACCCGCACCGTGCATCAAGGTGGCCACAAACACGGCGTTGTTCAATTGGATGGAGGAGGATATGGACTTGAATGCCGGGACGATTATTGATGGCACGGAAACGGTGGCGGAAGTGGGGGCGCGGCTATTCGAAACAATCATTGCGGTGGCTAGTGGGGAGAAGACGAAGAGTGAGTTGAATGGAATTGGGGATGATGAGTTTCAGCCTTGGTTTCCAGGGGCGCAGTTTTGA
- the pbpC gene encoding penicillin-binding protein 1C translates to MSDRLRQLREWFARKVWRRWALRFGCVWLVGWMGLQAVVTLMPLPTAMGVPPVFSPQATDRNGEPLRLLLTSDERFFQPVALEDCAPVFLQATLAAEDKRFWRHAGVDWFGTVRAVKEIAVHRRVMSGASTITQQLIKNAEPRPRTVRTKIFENLQALKLERSWSKSEILTAYLNRIDYGNLCRGAGTAAWFYFGKPLADVSPAEAAFLAALPNGPTRLNPHRHFNRAKRRQLIILGRMRRLGWLDVAAHHRACAEPIALNRDGRAFAAAHFVDWVSQQREVKANVQTTLDLPLNQFVHRTLVERLNRLAQRDVSNGAVVVIENATGNVLAWVGSRDYFEAESGQVNGAWARRSAGSTFKPFTYLLALESGMSPATVIADVRTDFATSTGVFSPQNFNRQFHGPMRLRVALANSLNVSAVKVLEAAGGAEALHQRLRECGLSTLEAEANHYGLGLTIGNAEARLLELTNAYATLARLGIHRSLRVLANDPQSSQRIFDSRHTWLITDMLSDNAARARAFGWESALAFEFPVACKTGTSSDFRDNWAMGYTPEFTVGVWVGNFDGAPMRNVSGVTGAAPVMHAVMEHLRERFGTSDFARPNGLVRAQVNPITGRRAGQGVGEWFVVGNLPHCETPNDFDAEGRVKLGADYVEWFASTDNTLHNRVALDVSQIAELRVLAPLAGTVFYLDPDLPPSSRQVRLRVNAASAQWSSKTLECVARDGDVFARLQPGRHRLTADVDGRRLETWIEVEEL, encoded by the coding sequence ATGAGTGATCGCCTGCGCCAACTTCGCGAGTGGTTCGCGCGAAAAGTGTGGCGCCGATGGGCGCTGCGATTTGGGTGTGTTTGGCTTGTGGGATGGATGGGGTTGCAGGCGGTTGTGACTCTGATGCCGTTGCCGACGGCGATGGGGGTGCCGCCCGTGTTCAGCCCCCAAGCAACCGATCGCAATGGCGAACCGTTACGGTTGCTGCTGACTTCGGATGAGCGGTTTTTTCAACCGGTTGCACTGGAAGACTGCGCCCCGGTTTTTTTGCAGGCGACATTGGCGGCGGAGGACAAACGGTTTTGGCGACACGCGGGGGTGGATTGGTTTGGCACGGTCCGCGCAGTGAAGGAGATTGCGGTGCATCGGCGGGTGATGTCCGGCGCATCGACCATCACGCAGCAACTGATCAAAAATGCCGAGCCGCGCCCGCGCACCGTGCGCACCAAAATTTTTGAAAACCTGCAGGCGCTTAAGCTCGAGCGTAGTTGGAGTAAATCAGAAATCCTCACTGCATATTTGAACCGCATTGATTATGGAAATCTCTGTCGAGGCGCGGGCACGGCAGCTTGGTTTTATTTCGGGAAACCCTTGGCCGACGTGTCGCCCGCCGAGGCGGCGTTTTTGGCGGCGTTGCCCAATGGTCCTACGCGGTTGAATCCGCATCGCCATTTTAATCGCGCCAAACGGCGGCAACTTATCATCCTCGGGCGTATGCGGCGGCTCGGTTGGCTGGATGTTGCTGCCCATCACCGTGCCTGTGCCGAGCCCATTGCCCTCAATCGCGATGGCCGTGCATTTGCGGCGGCACATTTTGTGGATTGGGTGAGCCAGCAACGCGAGGTGAAAGCAAATGTGCAAACCACGCTTGATTTGCCGCTAAATCAATTCGTCCACCGAACACTCGTTGAGCGGTTGAACCGATTGGCCCAACGGGATGTTTCCAACGGCGCTGTGGTGGTGATCGAAAACGCAACCGGCAATGTGTTGGCGTGGGTGGGGTCGCGTGATTATTTTGAGGCGGAATCGGGCCAAGTGAACGGCGCGTGGGCACGCCGCAGCGCGGGGTCTACGTTCAAACCGTTTACCTATTTGCTGGCATTGGAATCGGGGATGTCGCCTGCGACGGTAATTGCCGATGTCCGCACAGATTTCGCCACCAGCACGGGCGTGTTTAGTCCGCAAAACTTTAATCGCCAATTTCACGGCCCAATGCGTTTGCGAGTGGCATTGGCGAATTCGCTAAACGTGTCCGCCGTCAAAGTACTGGAAGCAGCGGGAGGCGCAGAGGCTTTGCATCAACGATTGCGCGAATGCGGTCTATCTACGTTGGAAGCGGAGGCCAATCACTACGGGCTCGGACTCACCATTGGTAACGCGGAGGCCCGGTTACTGGAATTGACCAATGCGTACGCAACGCTGGCGCGATTGGGAATTCACCGTTCGCTTCGAGTGCTTGCGAATGATCCCCAATCTTCGCAGCGGATTTTCGATTCGCGGCACACGTGGCTGATTACAGATATGTTGAGCGACAACGCGGCGCGGGCGCGGGCTTTTGGGTGGGAATCTGCATTGGCATTTGAATTTCCGGTGGCGTGCAAAACGGGCACAAGTTCAGATTTCCGCGATAACTGGGCAATGGGTTACACGCCGGAATTTACAGTGGGTGTGTGGGTTGGGAATTTTGATGGCGCGCCGATGCGAAATGTTTCCGGAGTGACGGGGGCCGCGCCGGTGATGCATGCGGTGATGGAGCACTTGCGCGAACGGTTTGGCACGAGTGATTTTGCGCGTCCGAACGGATTGGTGCGAGCTCAAGTGAATCCGATCACAGGCCGCAGGGCAGGGCAGGGGGTGGGGGAATGGTTTGTGGTGGGCAATCTGCCGCATTGCGAAACGCCGAATGACTTTGATGCTGAAGGACGTGTGAAGTTGGGCGCGGATTACGTGGAGTGGTTTGCCAGTACGGACAACACGCTTCACAATCGCGTGGCGCTCGATGTTTCGCAAATTGCAGAATTACGCGTGCTGGCGCCTTTGGCGGGCACGGTTTTTTATTTGGATCCCGACTTGCCGCCATCGAGTCGCCAGGTGCGCCTGCGCGTAAACGCGGCTTCGGCGCAGTGGTCATCAAAAACACTGGAATGCGTCGCGCGGGATGGAGATGTGTTTGCGCGATTGCAACCGGGGCGGCATCGATTGACTGCGGATGTAGATGGGCGGCGATTGGAGACTTGGATCGAGGTGGAGGAGCTGTAA